The genomic segment TACAACCATCACCTACAGAGAAAACTGCCCAATCTGGGGCCTCCCAATTAAGTTGTTCACAAATTTCAAATGCAACTGTCTTCTTTCCTTCAACCAGATATGGATTAATAGCAGCATTTCGGTTGTACCAGCCATATTTTTCAATAGCTGCTGCAGAGAGATTAAAGGCATCTTCATAACTTCCCTCTACACTGATCACTATTGCCCCATAAATCAGTAGTTGAGCTATCTTTCCAGCTGGTGCTCTCTCCGGCACAAAGATACAGGCTTTTAAATCGTATTCGTTCAATGATGCTACATTTCCTGCAAGTGATGAAGCTGCATTACCAGTAGAAGAACAGGCCACTATCTTAGCACCTGCTTCCACAGCTTTTACTACAGCTATACTTGATGCACGATCTTTTAAAGAACCGGTTGGATTTAAACCATCGTCCTTTAAATATAATTTCTCCACACCTATAGCTTTTCCCAATTTCTTCGCGTAATAAATGGGAGTTCCACCCACTCTCAGTGAGGGACGTTTTACATTAGGGTCAATGGGCAATAGAGGCATATACCGCCATATTGAATGATCCCGATTTATCGCTAAATTTTCTTTTGTAAAAACTTTTTGAATTTGCGAGTAATCATAAATTACATCCAATATTCCATCCGGTCCACATTCTGAACAGGTTAATTGTTGAGGAGTGGCGGGATATTCTTTACCACAGGATATACACTGTAAATGTTTTACATACATAATATAGCACCTCTTATCTGAATATGGAGTTGGTGAATATTTATTTTTAATATAATTTAATCATCATTATTTATATTCAATATCAGTATAAAAATTCCTGCCTGAGACTTTAATTTTAATTAAAAAAATAATAGAATTTTAATTATACTTCAATAAAGCAAAGAAAAATAAAATCTTTAAGGCTAAAAGCCTTTTCTTAATAGATATGGTTTTCATAACCTGGTGGATATTTCTTTTAAAGCATTTTCCCCATGATAGTTCTTTTTTTGAATCCAGTATG from the Anoxybacter fermentans genome contains:
- a CDS encoding threonine synthase; translated protein: MYVKHLQCISCGKEYPATPQQLTCSECGPDGILDVIYDYSQIQKVFTKENLAINRDHSIWRYMPLLPIDPNVKRPSLRVGGTPIYYAKKLGKAIGVEKLYLKDDGLNPTGSLKDRASSIAVVKAVEAGAKIVACSSTGNAASSLAGNVASLNEYDLKACIFVPERAPAGKIAQLLIYGAIVISVEGSYEDAFNLSAAAIEKYGWYNRNAAINPYLVEGKKTVAFEICEQLNWEAPDWAVFSVGDGCTIAGAYKGFYDLYQLGMIDKIPKLIGVQAEGCAPLTRAWETGEPWQKTEENTLADSIAVGSPRNPEKALNAVRKSQGMMVNVSDEEILKMQTFIGRHTGVFGEPAGVTGFAGLKKLIDEKKISPEDSYVVVITGNGLKDIANARKAAGEPVRIAPDLEKLDQLLKEYGLIDKL